The segment attattaatataatagaaCGTAAATTCAATATTTATTCTTGGAAGAAAAAACTTTCACTTTCTAAAATATAACTATCTTTAAAAGACTGTTTCCAATAAATAAATCAACCATTTTCTTGTTAGACCGCAATATGGTAAACGTTTTCACTTTTCAAAGCAAATATTAGGTGGTCAAAGAATTGGCTTTAAAGTAGATCAAATTCCCTGGTTGAATGGATGGTTTatcttaaatatatataatttatttatttttataattaaataattataattatttatgtatactGTGTAACATAGTATAATACgcttgttattttatttataataattaaatgaaataaaatatttatatataaaatttaaatttaaatataaaacatCCTTAAAAAGGAAAACCCCCAATTTACCACTGCGTACTCTGGTCTAAACTTATGAGATGGTAGGGGCCAACCTCATTATTATGATCGAAAATTCgtgtatatttatattatattcgtATCTCGTGatcatatttaataataatatataaattttcttttttctttttttttttctacacAATATAAGAAGGTATAGGAGCAGCAATTCatgtccttttttttttattatagtttTGTCTTTAAAGGAAGAGTTCACATTAGCTTCTCTTTCGTTTCCAGTCCAGTacaacccccccccccccctttttacTATGATGAATGGGTACAGGGAAGACAATTCATGCTGCTATTTCCATCCTAAACAAGTAGTTATTGGGGTTTGCCCTTTGTGCTTAAACGAGAGGCTTCTTGTCTTAGCTTCAAAGCAAGGCCAGCGCTCTTCATCTTCATCCTCTACCAGAGCTGGCCGTAGTAGATTCCTTCAAGGTGTTTCACAAAAGAAACCCCACATTTACCTCCCCAACATCTTTGCTTTTGGTTCCCTTCTCAATCGTCCTCAACCTCACCTCAACCATTTGAAACCTCAAGATTTCGATGATCATGATGCTTCTACCAGTCAGGAAGGTATTTCGATTTCAACTTGGTCTTGCAAAAactgggttttttttttcttggggTATGTGTGTGTTCTTGAATATCAATTACATGCATGCATATGTCTCTTCATAGGCAAAATTATTGTCTGTGTAAATGACAAAAGTGTGGTCAAAGCTAGAAATTCAAGAATCTTATCCTGTTTTCTTCAGCTTTCCTCTGCAACTtccacccccccccccccccttttaatGTTCATAGTAAAGTAATTCCCTTGCATGATTGGTTTACTCATGGGAATGCCATTAATAgttttttggaaaatcataaaatccATCCAATTATGCATATAAATTTATCCATCTTTGCTTTAGCATCTGACCAGTATCTGCAAacagaaattttcaaaaaaaaaaaaaaaaaaaaaactttcctgTATCATTCCAGATATAACCAAAACAACACCACCATATATCTGTTGGATGATTCGTGCAAAATCATTCAACTTCTTAGTAATATGAAGACAACAAATATCATTACAAATTCATCTAATCATCCATTAAAAACGGACCCCTTTCATGTCAAGTCTTGCTAATCATGTCCTCACCTTATCAAATTTTGATAAAACATGGCTTTCCTTAACATTCTTTTCCTGGCTATATGTTGGTCTCACCATTAATGTAGCCAACTACCAACAATTGttacttttaattcctttttgAAAACCCAGATTATACTTGTGTATTTGCAGACTCATTTATCTCAATCAAGTTCGAAGAGAATGGGGTTGGTTCATGGGAAAAAGGCAAAGTTTCAAAGGTATCACTTGAGCATTGCAGCATGTCGTGGAAGGCCAGCTTGAGCAATAAGAGTGTGATAGAGCATCCCAAACCAGGTGGGAAACTGAGGTGGCGAAAGCGGATGGGTCATTTGTTTCAGCTGGTAAGGTGGAAGAGGTCCAACAAGGCTGAGGGAGTTAAGGTTATGAAGAAGAGCTGGATAACACGGACTCTCACAAAGAAGACTAAAGAATAAAAGACtcccttgttttttttttttttgtatagaaAGGGACAGTAAGTAAAGTAAAAGCTAAGCTAAGGTTTCCTCCGCCATTGCCCATATGTGTGTGTTGGGGCTATCGTTTTGGCTTTAAAAAAGTTGATTGGTTTCTTCTTCTTGTATTCTATTCCAAAACAGAACAATATTGTTACGATGTGCCATTCATTTTAGATTGGACCTAAGACAAGAGCACGTTTTTAATGCAAAAACAAGTATTTGTATATTTTAACCTTACAAGTGCCAATAGGATCAAAACCCTTTCTCAAGtgaggaattttttttttatatttctttcATTAATTTAGTAACAAGAATACTTATTTTATACGAATAATTGTTGAGTTTTAAACAGATAGGGAAATTTTCACAAATGTTGCTTAGATTTCTGCCAGTAATGGAGCAGGCGTCTTGCTTTGGTTCAAAACGGCAATTTGTCCCCAAAGTTGTTCCAAGTTCTAACTATCAACCAAAGGGACCATTGCAGTTAGGACCACAATGGAGTGGACGAAACGTTTCCACATGagctgaagaaaaatgaagacgAAACAATATCGCTGCATTGCTTTCAACCAAATACGTCACTAGATTTCCTCTTTATACTATAACGTAGGAAACATTTTCATTGAAATGTATCAAAATTCAAATGGATTAATTATCCTCCACTATATAACCATTTTTTCAATTCAATGTCTTAAACTCGTAACATCAAATTcagttaaattatataaattgGACCTGATCAAATATCAAGCTATATATCAACTCCGAATGCCTGTTTAAAGggtttgaaaaaaaatattgaaatttgttTGAACAGTAAAGTAAAGAAATGAAAGTGTAATTATTAGTGTAGTAGTTATTCTTTCTTGTAATTACAAAAAATTATAATTCATTGGACATGCTTGGCTAACAGTATCTgtataaattttaattacatgtacataatttatattttaaaaatattaattattataaaaatattagtatgagaataataatttctaaacaagtaaataaaataaaatcatcgATATATTATGTTAGTCTAAAAGATAATATGATTCctaataaaaattacaagaaaaataaacatcgtatgcaattttatctaattgttctAGTGCATATTTATTTAGTTATTGACTGAGTTCTAGTACATATGCTCCTTATTATCATTTATTGGTCATTGACTGAGTTCATCACCATCCGAATTTGAATATGCATCATTAAAATTATCAGTATCTCATTCTTCTATATACACTTCAAAGTATAAGCCTTCTCAATTCCacctattattaaaattataaaatatgttgCATGTTAGTACGACtcaacattattttattttatactatACTAAGGTGatgttaatataataaatatttttagaacaaTAAATATCTTCTTAATCACATTTTAatctcaaattaaaaaaattattattacataaaatcataaattttaactaTAATTTCAACATCTTTTAAGTCAATTAACAATAAATAAATCTTTTTACCAATAATTTATAGATTAGCAACTTGTTTGGGAAACATTATTTTGGGTGGCCATTGATATTTAACCACCCCAAAGAATCCTCAACTAAAGTAGTTGAAATTAACCGCTGTATCCTCCATCACTTGCTATTGTCAAGCCATTTTCTCCAATCTGCATAACTTCCAAGGCAACGTGATTTGAATGTATAAAATATCTTTTTCTTTATTCAGAAACATCCATAATTCCCATTAGTTGACCCTAGACTTTGAATTTGAAAACCCATTAATTTTCCTCTTAATCGAAAACAATATTGTAGAAAGTTCCGCAACACACTTTTTATTAATGGACAATATTATTTTTTAGGCATGTAATAAAACTGTACtactttatttat is part of the Gossypium arboreum isolate Shixiya-1 chromosome 5, ASM2569848v2, whole genome shotgun sequence genome and harbors:
- the LOC108451937 gene encoding uncharacterized protein LOC108451937; this encodes MMNGYREDNSCCYFHPKQVVIGVCPLCLNERLLVLASKQGQRSSSSSSTRAGRSRFLQGVSQKKPHIYLPNIFAFGSLLNRPQPHLNHLKPQDFDDHDASTSQEDSFISIKFEENGVGSWEKGKVSKVSLEHCSMSWKASLSNKSVIEHPKPGGKLRWRKRMGHLFQLVRWKRSNKAEGVKVMKKSWITRTLTKKTKE